From the Prunus dulcis chromosome 4, ALMONDv2, whole genome shotgun sequence genome, one window contains:
- the LOC117624576 gene encoding uncharacterized protein LOC117624576: MAEIRIERASDKLKEHKSNPNRRENIGGLLGHIAKFAIDSTINFSLKALPGRKRGYQIVQEGLKDQPLSVSPNDNKKPEDLKLAMEDMNAKMENMQEDTNIVKQQHNISAEHVMGSADPKKMPDGRGIQGADLLQNNKKRIFIRSRL; this comes from the exons ATGGCTGAAATTAGAATTGAGAGAGCCTCTGATAAGCTGAAAGAGCACAAATCAAACCCCAACCGCCGAGAAAACATTGGCGGGCTTCTGGGTCACATCGCCAAATTTGCTATTGACTCTACCATCAACTTCTCTCTCAAAGCCCTCCCTG GTAGGAAGCGGGGGTATCAGATTGTGCAGGAGGGATTAAAGGATCAACCCCTTTCAGTTTCTCCTAATGACAACAAGAAACCAGAAGATCTTAAGTTGGCAATGGAGGACATGAATGCAAAAATGGAGAATATGCAGGAAGACACGAACATTGTAAAGCAACAACATAACATATCAGCAGAACATGTCATGGGATCAGCGGATCCAAAGAAGATGCCAGACGGAAGAGGCATTCAGGGGGCGGATCTTCTGCAGAACAATAAGAAGAGGATCTTCATTCGATCGCGTCtataa
- the LOC117624575 gene encoding monodehydroascorbate reductase, seedling isozyme-like: MGFLAPICERIMFIWALITRWFRYQRNLEVNMNTLKRMLEELDSQTEDIGKKLEAEPPLLIRRHEDEVYEWLENVERIKIRIQTIEQLGERKYLSRAHFVRLVDEKIGEVKELLQKGSLYSEISMKKQFKYVIIGGGVAAGYAAREFVKQGLKPGELAIISKEAVAPYERPTLSKAYLFPEGAARLPGFHVCVGSGGERLLPEWYVKKGIELILSTEIAEADLDMKILTSSTRRTFGFQTLIIATGSRVIRLTDFGVQGADAKNIFYLREISDADELVEAIRAKKKGKVVIVGGGYIGLEVGAAMRINQFDVTMVYPETWCMPRLFTKEIAAFYEAYYANKGIKIIKGTVAVAFDADTNGEVKAVKLNDDRVLQADIVVVGVGAKPLTELFKGQVDEEKGGIRTDGMLKTNVPDVYAVGDVTTFPLKLYNDMRRIEHVDHARKSAEQAVKAIRASEEGKSIEVYDYLPYFYSRAFDLSWKFYGDNVGDPLMFGDKNPASGKPKFGTAWIKNGKIVGVFLEGGTDEENKAIATMARVQPPAEYLDQLKKEGYFIA, translated from the coding sequence ATGGGATTTCTTGCGCCAATTTGTGAAAGAATAATGTTCATATGGGCTCTGATTACTAGATGGTTCAGATATCAGAGAAACCTTGAAGTTAATATGAATACTCTGAAAAGAATGTTAGAAGAGCTAGATAGCCAAACTGAAGATATAGGTAAAAAATTAGAGGCTGAGCCTCCCCTTCTGATTCGAAGACACGAAGATGAAGTCTATGAGTGGTTAGAGAATGTGGAAAGGATCAAAATTAGAATACAAACTATCGAACAACTTGGCGAAAGGAAATATCTCTCACGTGCACATTTTGTGAGGCTTGTTGATGAAAAAATTGGAGAAGTTAAGGAATTGCTTCAGAAAGGTAGTTTGTATAGTGAGATTTCGATGAAGAAGCAGTTCAAGTACGTGATCATTGGTGGTGGAGTTGCAGCTGGATATGCAGCAAGGGAGTTTGTTAAACAAGGCCTAAAACCAGGTGAGTTAGCAATCATATCAAAAGAAGCAGTGGCACCTTATGAACGCCCAACACTTAGTAAGGCCTATCTGTTTCCTGAGGGAGCTGCCAGACTTCCAGGCTTCCATGTCTGTGTTGGAAGTGGAGGAGAGAGGCTGCTTCCTGAGTGGTATGTGAAGAAAGGTATTGAGTTAATTCTCAGCACAGAAATAGCTGAAGCAGATCTTGATATGAAGATCCTCACTAGTTCCACCAGGAGAACCTTCGGATTTCAAACTTTGATCATTGCAACTGGCTCCAGAGTTATAAGGTTGACAGATTTTGGTGTACAAGGAGCTGATGCCAAAAACATTTTCTACTTGAGAGAAATCAGTGATGCTGATGAACTTGTAGAAGCAATTAGAGCtaagaaaaagggaaaggtAGTGATTGTTGGAGGAGGATACATTGGTCTTGAAGTCGGAGCAGCTATGAGAATCAACCAATTTGACGTTACCATGGTTTATCCGGAGACATGGTGCATGCCTCGGCTTTTCACTAAAGAGATAGCTGCTTTCTATGAGGCTTACTATGCTAACAAAGGAATTAAAATCATCAAGGGTACAGTTGCAGTTGCATTCGATGCTGATACGAATGGAGAGGTAAAGGCAGTGAAACTCAACGATGACAGGGTGCTGCAAGCTGATATTGTAGTTGTTGGTGTTGGGGCAAAGCCTCTCACTGAGTTATTCAAAGGGCAAGTTGATGAAGAGAAAGGTGGCATCAGAACTGATGGAATGCTTAAAACAAATGTCCCGGATGTATATGCTGTAGGTGATGTGACTACTTTCCCTCTGAAATTGTACAATGACATGAGAAGAATTGAGCATGTTGACCATGCCAGGAAATCAGCTGAGCAAGCTGTGAAAGCTATCAGGGCAAGTGAAGAAGGGAAATCCATTGAAGTGTATGACTACCTTCCATACTTCTATTCGCGTGCCTTTGATCTTTCATGGAAGTTTTACGGAGACAATGTTGGTGATCCATTGATGTTTGGAGACAAAAACCCAGCATCCGGAAAACCAAAGTTTGGAACAGCATGGATCAAGAATGGGAAGATTGTGGGAGTGTTTTTAGAGGGAGGGACAGATGAAGAAAACAAGGCTATTGCCACAATGGCGAGGGTCCAACCTCCAGCCGAGTATTTGGATCAACTGAAAAAGGAGGGTTATTTCATTGCTTGA
- the LOC117625054 gene encoding uncharacterized protein LOC117625054, with product MSTLDATMVDSCGARPKAPLEKMGPVEKEASVHEEMKRMQKLPANSTYVTHRLRVLNKILQLLSIQRSASQEQELELLFAGLSL from the exons ATGAGCACGCTTGACGCGACCATGGTAGATAGCTGCGGTGCCCGACCTAAAGCACCGTTGGAGAAAATGGGGCCTGTAGAGAAGGAGGCATCTGTGCACGAAGAAATGAAGAGGATGCAGAAGCTGCCTGCAAACAGTACTTATGTCACTCATAGGTTGCGGGTTCTCAACAAAATTCTGCAGCTTTTGTCCATTCAG AGATCTGCATCACAAGAACAGGAGTTGGAGTTGCTTTTTGCTGGGCTTTCTCTGTGA